The Natrialba magadii ATCC 43099 genome has a segment encoding these proteins:
- a CDS encoding Gp138 family membrane-puncturing spike protein, which translates to MPSNLISELKGIVRSEVQSAQTVTFVRVEEVDDDRRATVSLKRDSDLLIDNVPIASTWAGDGFGVVIPVDRGVEGLVLHPKEPLEKQIQQRGEQEPGSERRFELEDAVFFPQLWLDEDDVPDHEDDEFVVKHESGSEFRLDDDGVHVEPELFVDGIAFTEHSHDFDYDGGGEDSSSLSGTTEAPDE; encoded by the coding sequence ATGCCATCAAACCTAATCTCGGAATTAAAGGGCATCGTCCGGTCAGAAGTACAGTCCGCTCAGACAGTAACGTTCGTCCGAGTTGAAGAGGTCGACGACGATCGACGGGCGACTGTCTCACTCAAGCGCGACAGCGACCTGCTGATCGACAACGTCCCGATCGCATCGACCTGGGCAGGCGATGGTTTCGGAGTCGTGATCCCCGTCGATCGGGGTGTTGAAGGGTTGGTTCTCCATCCGAAGGAGCCACTCGAAAAACAGATCCAGCAGCGAGGCGAGCAGGAGCCCGGGAGCGAACGCCGGTTCGAGCTCGAAGACGCTGTCTTCTTCCCGCAACTCTGGCTCGACGAGGACGACGTCCCAGACCACGAGGACGACGAGTTCGTGGTCAAGCACGAGTCGGGGAGCGAGTTCCGGCTCGACGACGATGGCGTCCATGTGGAGCCAGAACTGTTCGTCGACGGCATCGCGTTCACCGAGCACTCCCACGACTTCGACTACGACGGTGGTGGCGAGGACTCCTCGTCGCTCTCGGGTACTACCGAGGCTCCCGACGAATAA
- a CDS encoding GPW/gp25 family protein — protein MKFKRTLAQTAEGDFRVEGGNLVFTGGAAGVEQELRTMLATIEGEDPFNPDHGLAILEAAGADPAIIERGIRSALEDDDRVSSVDAVDTDDAGANRKTTVDIDVTLVDGTSVGFDLEV, from the coding sequence ATGAAATTCAAACGAACACTGGCCCAGACAGCGGAGGGTGACTTCCGCGTCGAGGGCGGTAACTTAGTTTTTACCGGCGGTGCCGCCGGTGTAGAACAGGAACTTCGAACGATGCTCGCGACGATCGAGGGCGAGGATCCGTTCAACCCCGATCACGGTCTCGCGATCCTCGAGGCCGCAGGGGCCGACCCAGCGATCATCGAACGGGGAATCCGATCGGCGCTCGAGGACGACGATCGCGTCTCGTCAGTCGATGCTGTCGATACCGACGACGCCGGAGCGAACCGGAAGACGACCGTCGATATCGACGTCACGCTCGTCGACGGAACGTCGGTCGGATTCGATCTGGAGGTGTAA
- a CDS encoding phage baseplate plug family protein, which translates to MGEIIPIPERRARDKRPINIEFQPRSMPGQRFAIRMDWNDVAGEWTMEIEHVTREHRITKSVAKAFRAYEYEEFVYFVFIDPSGNETEITPENLGDEIRLFAFPGEAGQPPDEW; encoded by the coding sequence ATGGGGGAGATCATCCCAATTCCCGAACGGAGAGCCCGTGACAAACGGCCGATCAACATCGAGTTTCAACCACGATCGATGCCAGGACAGCGGTTCGCGATCCGGATGGACTGGAACGACGTCGCCGGCGAGTGGACGATGGAGATCGAGCACGTCACTCGCGAGCACAGGATCACCAAATCCGTGGCGAAGGCGTTCCGAGCGTACGAGTACGAAGAGTTCGTTTATTTCGTGTTCATCGATCCGAGTGGGAACGAGACGGAGATCACACCCGAGAACCTGGGCGACGAGATTCGGTTGTTTGCCTTCCCAGGTGAAGCAGGCCAGCCGCCGGATGAGTGGTAG
- a CDS encoding baseplate J/gp47 family protein: MSENSDYGVQDDGTFRRKHVDVIRDDAERRFKNTAGEDIEFNPSSGQQAIIDILTQEAAVQWMALEEVYYAGFFEDASGEALDKQLALAGFSRQPSQSATGEVVFKRDDPADDDITIDEETEVTTRRSDTRPAIPFETTEEVILQEGQTEVTASIEARKAWQVDLDEEWLGEETNIPAGEITEFGDPVAGVDDVENELPTGDEDEGFQPGRDRESDAEFRLRYQNSLAEGGTSTAPAMESSVYNYDEDIIDVRIDEVRDEDEGFGPRVTVFAPEIEDDDIAQAILEARGAGTESIGEESGTAEFDAGDESTEHFDRAEEITIYVDAELTTSDSFSDDDIDTITDRIIQYIGGEAGDDIVYPGLEIGDEVIYDQIFRRVMETSGVIEADLEVGTDEEDLDTENIDIDDREAAMTGLDEVSIDES; encoded by the coding sequence ATGAGTGAAAACAGCGATTACGGAGTACAGGACGATGGAACATTCCGGCGCAAGCACGTCGACGTCATTCGAGATGACGCCGAGCGTCGATTCAAAAACACAGCCGGAGAAGACATCGAGTTCAACCCGAGCTCGGGGCAACAGGCCATCATCGACATACTGACACAGGAGGCCGCTGTTCAGTGGATGGCGCTCGAAGAAGTCTACTACGCAGGATTTTTCGAGGATGCCTCTGGTGAGGCGCTTGATAAACAGCTGGCGCTCGCTGGCTTCAGTCGTCAACCGTCTCAGTCGGCGACCGGCGAAGTCGTCTTCAAACGCGACGATCCCGCCGACGACGACATCACGATCGACGAAGAGACCGAGGTGACTACGAGGCGATCCGACACCCGCCCGGCCATCCCGTTCGAAACGACTGAAGAGGTCATCCTCCAGGAGGGCCAGACCGAGGTCACCGCATCGATCGAAGCCCGGAAAGCCTGGCAGGTTGACCTCGATGAGGAGTGGCTCGGCGAAGAGACCAACATTCCCGCCGGTGAGATAACCGAGTTCGGGGATCCCGTTGCTGGTGTCGACGACGTCGAAAACGAACTGCCCACCGGAGACGAGGACGAAGGCTTTCAACCAGGTAGAGATCGGGAGAGCGACGCCGAGTTCAGACTACGCTACCAGAACTCGCTCGCCGAGGGTGGCACGTCGACCGCGCCGGCGATGGAATCGAGCGTCTACAACTACGACGAGGACATCATCGACGTCCGAATCGACGAAGTCCGAGACGAAGACGAAGGGTTCGGACCGCGAGTCACGGTGTTCGCACCGGAGATTGAAGACGATGATATCGCGCAGGCCATCCTCGAGGCGCGTGGTGCTGGGACCGAATCGATCGGTGAAGAGAGTGGAACGGCAGAGTTCGACGCTGGTGACGAGAGTACGGAGCACTTCGACCGGGCAGAAGAGATAACGATCTACGTCGACGCAGAACTCACGACGTCAGATTCGTTCTCCGATGACGACATCGACACGATCACCGATCGGATCATCCAGTACATCGGCGGCGAAGCCGGTGACGACATCGTTTATCCCGGTCTGGAGATCGGAGACGAAGTGATCTACGACCAGATCTTCCGCCGCGTGATGGAAACCAGCGGCGTCATCGAGGCAGACCTCGAGGTCGGTACTGACGAGGAGGACCTCGACACCGAGAACATCGACATCGACGACCGTGAGGCGGCGATGACCGGCCTCGATGAGGTATCCATCGATGAGTCGTGA